The Christiangramia flava JLT2011 genome has a segment encoding these proteins:
- a CDS encoding PspA/IM30 family protein: MNIFKRLFKIGEAEANSALDKMEDPIKLTEQGIRDLKLDLDKNLEALARVKALAIRAKNDQEEFLDKKEDYHQKAVLILKKGQRGEMDAAEADRLAKEALVKKEEAQRHVERAEAETKKFNDNVSQLEQNIQSIKANISNWENELRTLKARVKVSNATKSLNKQMAEIDSSGTVSMLERMKEKVAQEEALAEAYGDIANASKSIDEELEKAANSTEAKADSDLDKLKDQLGLKDEDKS; the protein is encoded by the coding sequence ATGAATATCTTTAAACGACTTTTTAAAATAGGAGAGGCAGAAGCAAATTCTGCTTTAGATAAAATGGAAGACCCCATCAAATTGACCGAACAGGGGATCAGGGATCTTAAACTGGACCTGGATAAGAATCTGGAGGCTCTGGCTCGGGTTAAGGCACTCGCAATCCGTGCTAAAAATGACCAGGAAGAATTCCTGGATAAAAAAGAAGATTATCACCAGAAGGCGGTGTTGATTCTGAAAAAAGGACAGCGCGGCGAGATGGATGCTGCTGAAGCTGATCGCCTGGCAAAAGAAGCCCTTGTAAAAAAGGAAGAAGCCCAGCGACACGTGGAGCGCGCCGAGGCTGAAACCAAGAAATTCAATGATAATGTTTCGCAGCTCGAGCAGAATATCCAGTCTATCAAGGCCAACATCAGTAACTGGGAAAATGAACTCAGAACCCTGAAAGCTCGCGTGAAAGTGAGTAATGCTACTAAAAGCCTAAATAAGCAAATGGCAGAAATTGACAGTAGCGGGACCGTTTCGATGCTGGAACGAATGAAAGAAAAAGTAGCGCAGGAAGAGGCGCTGGCCGAGGCCTACGGCGATATTGCCAACGCCAGTAAATCAATCGATGAAGAGCTGGAAAAAGCGGCAAATTCTACGGAAGCTAAAGCCGATAGCGATCTCGACAAGTTGAAGGATCAACTGGGCTTAAAAGATGAAGACAAAAGTTAA
- a CDS encoding CesT family type III secretion system chaperone, which yields MQNYFQVTRNFLLELNLDITFENEEEGILVIQKENAGFKNLILGVAPPILIIEQFIFRVNNQSEKIFRSLLQKNRDIIHGAFVLDESGQKVIFRDTLQIENLDLNELEGSLNSLSLLMSEYSEKIIEFSKY from the coding sequence ATGCAAAATTACTTTCAGGTTACCAGAAACTTTCTTCTGGAGCTTAACCTTGACATCACTTTTGAAAATGAAGAGGAGGGAATCCTGGTGATCCAAAAGGAAAACGCGGGATTCAAGAACCTGATCCTGGGAGTGGCACCGCCAATCCTGATCATAGAACAATTCATTTTCCGGGTGAATAACCAGTCTGAAAAGATTTTTCGCAGCCTGCTTCAGAAGAATCGTGATATCATTCATGGAGCCTTTGTCCTGGATGAATCTGGCCAGAAGGTCATTTTCCGCGATACGCTGCAAATCGAAAATCTTGACCTTAATGAACTCGAGGGCTCGCTGAATTCCTTGAGCCTCCTGATGAGCGAATACTCAGAAAAAATTATTGAATTCTCTAAATATTAA
- a CDS encoding PKD-like domain-containing protein: MFASNHLLATFSAFLFLFLSVSTVHAQCAENAAVQISANASSICPGESVEFTSEVTGIGSNELNYQWYRNSQPINNASSSSYSATGISDDDSFSLKVTLTCEAGQQIIGSNSEVIEVYTIPDVEVPDDISVCNGEIIQSISFSSNASGNINYSWVANDSSIGIPTSGTGSIPQFTAGNSGSASKIVSVEVTPDINGCEGESKIFQITVFPTPSVNNQTDLLVCNGETVEAIIFGGSQVSNTTYQWQSDEASIGISASGNGKIPSFTAQNTTEEPITANISVIPEANSCQGETMEFQITVNPTPDFDTPEDIVVCNGETISSINFTGSNVSGTSFSWTNDQAFIGLAANGSGNIPDFTAENNGNSPITANILVTPEANSCLGETRSFTITVNPTPKVEQLQDITICEGEDVGLIAFSNLPVENTTIQWTADNTETGIPSSGEGSIPAFSATNTTAEIMETTVSYYPVANSCEGETKTFKIRIKPQPVLEAPENRTFCSGTEVSAISVEKNIHALVFDISGGAEIGLSNRTNATEIPVFTPVNNSNTPKTASISLLPKYDGCTGEAVNFEITVNPLPSISVSPSAQEICSGETSSIKLNSNIENTNFSWEIKSITPSGAITGAEPGSGPEIVQHLTNSTSEAATVIYRVVAEAASCETSPLEIPITVNPLPVLVVNNPETVCAPAAVDLTAEPITAGSGNSLHFSYWKDEAATSELENPAEAPAGTYYIKAENASGCEQVAEVIVTEYDAPVLTSPSEVPGFCSETAFNYEFESSVPGTQFNWSRPAISGISTPANSDTGMIDEVLVNTTNHPIDVEYEVTMISPDGCIASEKIHTTVTPTPVLTSTLSPGSVCSGTAFTYQPESSVTGTTFTWRREAVNGISNAAASGNGAISETLENTTNQTLAVTYQYSLSSNNCSNPQTYSITVPVTPSPNTQVFAAVNDGERQAEEIEICEGGSIDLFSETQLPEVSELPSEILNANFNSGADGWSSTGNGTRSWNIASDNTTVDEQCGYVYVGPNWWDYEYQCNDVNLRSNDHSSFFLVNSRQNNGAFSNVALTSPVFSTSAYQSLNLSFWHYYRDGGSRWNDNLDIGRLEYRIGNGAWTSLNGTSYTSTQGSPNGFVQGNYDISSLIGHENVQIRFNYDNANGDYYWAIDNISITGEGGQPAEVQWTADTSDWTSEETNPQNISPVETTTYTATYTDPETGCPGSASVKVIVRNPPQPQIRADYCAYPNEPNKIRLYVEGNYDQYEWTSSGEVIGNAASIDVTSAQGYSIRVWENGCEGTGSIDISENLIENGDFEAGNTGFVTQYSYQTNRNGQQELVPEGTYTVDTNSNQYHGSFHDNGDHTTGNGNFMIVNGDPNLGSTVWESNGYIAVKPGTDYYFSAWTTNLVYRNEAEKYAQLRLQIIVRNGGNEQIVAESTLGDLRFQNVGEWIEFYNPQVWNSGEFTEVKLRIINENTIRDGNDFGIDDISFAEINAVAFDFEPSNDSPVCEGGSVQLFANLEGGREPITYQWTGPNNFTSSEANPIIENMTPAEAGDYELQVTDFYGCDNTIKSTKVTVIPATIVNAGKDQVICSDASEVQLGGSVSGSVSSGFWSGGNGSFVPSPNELNAIYQPSEEEIQNGLATLILTSDEPDAPCEAVSDTLRIQINPSPMIDNIAIQNVSCFGGDNGSASLIMTTGTEPFTYEWSNAATTQTINNLEAGSYSVVVTDANGCSAYQEFEIREPAPLELLNTTVTNIACFGNATGEITAELSGGFLEEETPQYIAVLLNSESEEVARIQSAETLLNLTDIPAGNYTLQLSTAKSCTTISKSITLTQPEEIPVEAGEKINIEECGRTSVFLNATAVNAELGSGTWSIISGEGGEIDDLSNPSSRFSGLPETTYILRWTVNPENGCEAINDETEVSFSGACSQLDFDGEDDYVDLGQNFNFAGNFTVEAWVKPHDLDAAKTVISKKDRLNNTGYELLISNAKPEFQYNNKIISSPFKITTDRWYHLACTVAADKISLYIDGVEVKSVTGATISGNELPASIGASLSAEQRPADHFHGWIQEVRLWKQALSAEQLRFMMNQPLENKNGNVQGSILPVAVPGAPAWNTLAGYYRLLVNELNGGSTPDASSNNLDGTLLNMTTLQENTAPLPYILFQDVNTAWYDRSSWTLPATYNGRAITQRQVWDSPNGSSVKPSEKINWNIVILRGNIKNEAAANNQNQIRLLGLLSENGTFEMSGENNFSGNALIVDRYLKLDGVIDLDGESQLLQPDGSVLASESSGYLDKDQQGTQNSFNYNYWTSPVSEQGKQPNSGYRISEVLMDGSDPENPAGISFNPQYHWADHSYSGGLHISTYWLYVFHGSANQYSQWHHIDQNANLETAEGFTMKGTRGAASIRDLQNYTFRGMPNNGSISLKISKGENRLVGNPYPSAIDATEFIRDNLKDVSGGRNSANVFNGSLYFWDHFGQENTHILAEYVGGYATMNLSGGVPAIANDARINANGRKGSKIPARYIPVGQGFFVNVSIDDVSGNNYNVQGGNVKFENHQRIFQRENPGNSQFLMQEERSKSPEQAVTSDLRPKIRLQFHSPEGYHRQLLVTGDLNATEGVDLGYDAPLIESNKEDLYWLVNDASMVIQAVPQFGGELKLPLGMRVSSAKEFEISIDSLENWSPSKEIYLKDQKLDSLHNLRQASYKAISEEGEITKRFMLVFRNRLLEKPSEKEDLERFFDIGYYNDPDTFELENQQEIPVSKILIFDMGGKLLSSFRDIPTEKAVRFRMESLPAGTYIVKVYSEKGILNKKFLVKN, translated from the coding sequence ATGTTTGCCTCTAATCATTTATTGGCCACATTTTCGGCATTTTTATTTTTATTCTTAAGCGTTTCCACGGTTCATGCCCAGTGTGCCGAAAATGCTGCTGTCCAAATTTCGGCCAATGCCAGTTCTATTTGCCCGGGAGAGTCTGTTGAGTTCACTTCCGAAGTTACCGGGATAGGCAGCAACGAACTGAATTACCAGTGGTATCGCAACTCACAACCTATTAATAACGCCTCTTCCAGCAGCTATTCCGCCACAGGCATCAGCGATGATGACTCTTTTTCCCTGAAAGTTACACTCACCTGTGAAGCTGGACAGCAAATTATCGGGAGTAATTCGGAAGTTATTGAAGTTTACACGATCCCAGACGTAGAGGTTCCAGATGACATCAGTGTTTGTAATGGGGAAATAATTCAATCTATTTCCTTTAGTTCCAACGCTTCCGGCAACATTAATTACAGCTGGGTGGCCAATGACTCGTCCATTGGGATACCCACTTCCGGTACTGGGTCCATTCCTCAGTTTACGGCAGGTAATTCGGGTTCCGCAAGCAAAATCGTTAGCGTGGAGGTCACTCCGGATATCAACGGTTGTGAAGGTGAAAGCAAGATTTTCCAGATTACGGTCTTTCCAACACCTTCAGTAAATAATCAAACTGATCTTTTGGTGTGTAATGGAGAGACCGTGGAGGCGATCATTTTCGGCGGAAGCCAGGTTTCGAACACGACCTATCAATGGCAAAGCGACGAGGCATCAATTGGGATTTCAGCAAGCGGAAATGGGAAAATTCCATCATTCACCGCTCAAAATACTACCGAAGAACCCATCACGGCGAACATCAGCGTGATACCGGAAGCCAATTCCTGCCAGGGTGAAACCATGGAATTTCAGATAACTGTTAATCCTACTCCAGATTTTGATACTCCGGAAGATATAGTGGTTTGCAACGGCGAAACTATTTCCTCGATCAACTTTACGGGCAGCAATGTGAGCGGAACCAGTTTTAGCTGGACCAATGATCAGGCTTTTATTGGCCTGGCCGCTAATGGCTCGGGCAATATTCCAGATTTTACTGCTGAAAACAACGGAAATTCTCCCATTACCGCAAATATACTGGTGACTCCGGAAGCCAATTCCTGTCTAGGCGAAACCCGTTCCTTTACTATCACCGTGAATCCAACGCCTAAAGTGGAACAGCTACAGGATATCACCATTTGTGAAGGGGAAGATGTGGGCCTGATCGCTTTCAGTAATCTCCCGGTTGAAAACACCACTATTCAATGGACTGCCGATAATACGGAAACTGGCATCCCGTCTTCCGGAGAAGGAAGCATTCCTGCTTTTAGCGCAACCAATACCACGGCTGAAATTATGGAAACTACGGTGAGTTATTACCCTGTTGCCAATTCCTGCGAAGGAGAAACCAAAACCTTCAAAATCAGGATAAAACCTCAACCGGTTCTGGAGGCTCCGGAAAACAGGACGTTTTGTTCCGGAACCGAAGTTTCGGCTATTTCGGTGGAAAAAAATATCCATGCGCTGGTTTTTGACATTTCGGGAGGTGCAGAAATTGGTCTTTCCAATCGTACCAATGCGACAGAAATCCCGGTCTTTACTCCGGTAAATAATTCCAACACACCAAAAACGGCCAGTATCAGTCTGCTTCCAAAATATGATGGTTGCACGGGAGAAGCTGTGAATTTTGAAATTACCGTGAATCCCCTGCCAAGTATCTCGGTTTCACCATCGGCGCAGGAAATTTGCTCGGGCGAAACCAGTTCGATTAAACTAAACAGCAACATTGAAAATACCAATTTCAGCTGGGAAATCAAATCTATTACCCCGTCCGGCGCGATCACTGGTGCCGAACCGGGAAGTGGTCCAGAGATCGTACAACATTTAACCAACTCTACTTCCGAAGCAGCTACAGTGATCTACCGCGTGGTGGCGGAAGCCGCTTCCTGCGAAACCAGTCCGCTGGAAATCCCGATCACCGTAAACCCATTACCGGTACTGGTGGTGAATAATCCTGAAACCGTTTGTGCTCCCGCCGCGGTCGATCTTACGGCAGAGCCTATTACAGCAGGTTCGGGTAATTCTCTTCACTTTAGTTACTGGAAAGATGAAGCGGCGACTTCTGAACTGGAAAATCCAGCGGAAGCACCGGCCGGAACCTATTATATCAAAGCTGAAAATGCCTCGGGTTGTGAACAGGTAGCCGAAGTTATCGTAACCGAATATGATGCTCCGGTCCTTACCAGCCCTTCAGAGGTACCAGGATTTTGTTCAGAAACCGCTTTTAACTATGAATTTGAAAGCTCAGTTCCTGGCACCCAGTTCAACTGGTCCCGCCCGGCCATCAGCGGAATTTCGACTCCGGCTAACAGCGACACGGGGATGATCGATGAAGTGTTGGTGAATACAACGAATCACCCGATTGACGTGGAATACGAAGTGACGATGATCAGCCCGGATGGTTGCATCGCTTCGGAAAAAATCCATACCACAGTAACTCCTACTCCAGTGCTTACCAGTACCCTTTCTCCGGGAAGTGTTTGTAGCGGGACCGCTTTTACATACCAGCCGGAAAGCAGCGTTACCGGGACTACTTTTACCTGGAGACGCGAAGCCGTGAACGGGATCAGCAATGCCGCCGCAAGTGGAAACGGAGCAATATCGGAAACCCTGGAAAATACTACCAATCAAACACTCGCTGTCACTTACCAGTACAGCCTGAGCTCAAATAACTGTTCGAACCCACAAACCTACAGTATTACCGTACCGGTTACCCCCTCGCCCAATACCCAGGTCTTTGCTGCGGTAAATGATGGGGAGAGGCAAGCTGAAGAGATCGAGATCTGCGAAGGTGGCAGCATCGATCTTTTTTCTGAAACGCAATTACCGGAGGTTTCCGAGCTTCCTTCTGAAATTCTGAATGCCAATTTCAATTCAGGTGCAGATGGATGGAGCTCTACCGGCAATGGCACACGTTCCTGGAACATCGCCAGTGATAATACCACTGTTGATGAGCAGTGTGGTTATGTCTATGTTGGGCCTAATTGGTGGGATTATGAATACCAGTGCAACGATGTAAACCTACGGTCAAACGACCATTCTTCGTTCTTCCTGGTAAACAGCCGCCAGAATAACGGTGCCTTTTCCAATGTGGCATTGACGAGCCCGGTTTTCAGCACGTCTGCTTACCAGTCATTAAACCTGAGCTTTTGGCATTATTACCGGGATGGCGGTAGTCGCTGGAACGACAACCTGGATATCGGTCGGTTAGAATACCGCATCGGTAACGGCGCGTGGACAAGTCTCAACGGAACTTCCTATACTTCTACCCAGGGAAGTCCTAATGGTTTCGTGCAGGGAAATTATGACATCAGTTCGCTGATTGGCCACGAAAATGTGCAGATCCGTTTCAATTATGATAATGCCAATGGAGATTATTACTGGGCCATCGATAATATCAGTATCACCGGGGAAGGCGGGCAGCCTGCTGAAGTACAATGGACTGCCGATACCAGCGACTGGACTTCCGAAGAAACGAATCCGCAGAACATCAGTCCTGTAGAGACCACTACTTATACCGCCACCTATACTGATCCAGAAACAGGTTGTCCTGGTTCTGCTTCCGTAAAAGTTATCGTAAGAAATCCTCCTCAGCCGCAGATCAGGGCAGATTATTGTGCCTACCCTAACGAACCGAATAAGATCCGGTTGTACGTGGAAGGTAATTATGACCAGTATGAATGGACCAGTTCCGGCGAAGTCATAGGGAATGCTGCATCGATCGACGTCACTTCGGCACAGGGATACAGCATCAGGGTTTGGGAAAATGGCTGTGAAGGTACAGGCTCCATAGATATTTCAGAAAATCTTATCGAAAATGGTGATTTTGAAGCCGGGAATACTGGCTTTGTTACCCAATACAGCTACCAGACCAATCGCAACGGCCAGCAGGAACTTGTGCCTGAAGGAACTTACACGGTGGATACCAATTCCAACCAGTACCACGGATCCTTCCATGACAACGGCGACCATACCACTGGAAACGGGAATTTCATGATCGTGAACGGGGATCCCAACCTGGGAAGTACTGTTTGGGAATCGAACGGTTATATTGCTGTAAAACCTGGAACCGATTATTACTTCAGTGCCTGGACCACCAACCTGGTCTATCGTAATGAAGCTGAAAAATACGCGCAGCTGCGGTTACAGATCATCGTTAGGAATGGAGGGAATGAGCAAATTGTAGCAGAATCTACTCTTGGAGACCTTCGGTTTCAGAATGTAGGAGAATGGATCGAATTTTACAATCCACAAGTCTGGAATTCCGGGGAATTTACCGAAGTGAAACTGCGCATCATCAATGAAAATACGATCAGGGACGGAAATGACTTTGGGATCGATGACATTTCCTTTGCCGAGATCAACGCGGTGGCTTTTGATTTTGAACCTTCCAATGACTCCCCGGTTTGCGAAGGCGGAAGCGTACAGCTTTTCGCCAATCTCGAAGGCGGAAGGGAACCCATAACCTATCAGTGGACAGGTCCTAATAATTTCACATCTTCCGAAGCCAACCCTATCATTGAAAATATGACTCCGGCGGAAGCGGGCGATTACGAACTTCAGGTAACCGACTTCTATGGTTGCGACAATACCATCAAGTCGACAAAAGTTACCGTAATTCCCGCAACGATCGTCAATGCCGGTAAAGACCAGGTAATCTGCTCAGATGCTTCTGAAGTTCAATTAGGCGGAAGTGTATCAGGATCTGTCAGTTCCGGGTTTTGGAGTGGCGGAAATGGCAGCTTTGTGCCTTCTCCAAATGAACTGAACGCAATTTACCAACCTTCCGAAGAAGAAATACAAAATGGCCTTGCAACGCTCATTCTTACTTCTGATGAACCAGATGCGCCTTGCGAAGCCGTGAGCGACACCCTCAGGATTCAGATCAATCCCAGCCCGATGATCGATAATATTGCGATTCAGAATGTAAGTTGTTTTGGTGGCGATAACGGTAGTGCCAGCCTGATAATGACAACGGGAACGGAACCTTTTACTTACGAATGGAGCAATGCGGCAACCACGCAAACCATTAATAATCTTGAAGCCGGAAGCTATTCGGTCGTCGTAACCGATGCCAACGGATGCTCCGCTTATCAGGAATTCGAAATACGCGAACCTGCACCCCTAGAATTGCTGAATACCACGGTGACGAATATAGCATGTTTTGGAAACGCTACCGGTGAAATTACAGCCGAGCTCAGCGGAGGTTTCCTGGAAGAAGAAACTCCGCAATACATTGCCGTGCTTCTGAATTCTGAAAGTGAAGAAGTCGCCAGGATCCAGAGCGCTGAGACTTTGCTGAATCTTACTGACATTCCGGCTGGAAATTATACGCTTCAGCTGAGTACGGCAAAAAGCTGTACCACCATCAGTAAATCCATCACTCTTACACAACCGGAAGAGATCCCTGTGGAAGCAGGGGAAAAGATTAACATTGAAGAATGTGGCCGAACATCGGTTTTCCTGAATGCCACGGCCGTGAATGCCGAATTGGGTTCTGGAACCTGGAGCATTATTTCAGGTGAAGGCGGTGAAATTGACGATTTGAGCAATCCCTCAAGCCGTTTTTCCGGACTTCCGGAAACTACCTACATTCTTCGGTGGACCGTTAATCCCGAAAATGGTTGCGAAGCCATAAACGATGAAACCGAGGTTTCTTTTTCCGGTGCCTGTAGTCAACTGGATTTTGACGGAGAAGATGATTATGTGGATCTGGGTCAAAACTTCAATTTTGCTGGCAATTTCACGGTGGAAGCCTGGGTGAAACCGCATGATCTTGATGCTGCGAAAACCGTCATCAGTAAAAAAGACAGGCTGAACAATACCGGCTACGAGCTTTTGATCTCCAATGCCAAACCGGAATTTCAGTATAACAATAAGATAATCAGTTCTCCTTTTAAGATCACTACAGACAGATGGTATCACCTGGCCTGTACGGTAGCTGCCGATAAGATAAGCCTTTATATAGACGGCGTCGAGGTGAAGTCGGTTACCGGGGCCACGATTTCCGGAAATGAGCTTCCGGCGAGCATTGGAGCATCCCTTTCCGCAGAACAGCGGCCAGCAGACCATTTTCATGGCTGGATACAGGAAGTACGATTGTGGAAACAGGCGCTGAGCGCGGAGCAGCTTCGGTTTATGATGAATCAGCCTTTGGAAAATAAGAACGGAAATGTCCAGGGAAGTATTTTGCCTGTCGCGGTTCCGGGAGCTCCAGCCTGGAATACACTGGCCGGCTATTACCGCCTGCTGGTAAACGAGCTAAATGGTGGATCTACGCCCGACGCTTCTTCTAATAACCTGGACGGTACTTTACTAAATATGACCACTCTCCAGGAAAATACTGCGCCCCTGCCCTATATCCTGTTTCAGGATGTAAACACCGCCTGGTACGATCGTTCCTCCTGGACCCTGCCGGCTACTTATAATGGCCGGGCGATCACGCAGCGCCAGGTTTGGGATTCCCCAAATGGCAGCAGTGTGAAACCTTCGGAAAAGATCAACTGGAACATCGTGATCCTTCGCGGAAATATTAAGAATGAGGCGGCTGCCAATAATCAGAACCAGATTCGGCTACTCGGGCTGCTGTCTGAAAATGGCACTTTTGAAATGAGTGGAGAAAACAACTTCAGCGGAAATGCGCTGATCGTTGATCGCTACCTGAAACTCGATGGCGTAATAGACCTGGATGGCGAATCTCAGCTCCTGCAGCCAGACGGAAGTGTTCTTGCTTCGGAAAGTTCCGGCTATCTAGATAAAGACCAGCAGGGAACGCAAAACAGTTTCAATTACAATTACTGGACCTCACCGGTGAGTGAGCAGGGAAAACAGCCAAATTCGGGTTACCGTATTTCCGAAGTGCTGATGGATGGAAGCGATCCCGAAAACCCGGCCGGTATCTCGTTCAATCCCCAATATCATTGGGCCGATCATAGTTATTCCGGTGGATTGCACATCAGCACCTACTGGTTGTATGTCTTCCACGGCAGTGCCAACCAGTACAGCCAGTGGCATCACATAGACCAGAATGCAAACCTCGAAACTGCGGAAGGTTTCACGATGAAAGGAACGCGGGGTGCCGCGAGCATCCGTGACCTGCAGAATTACACTTTCCGCGGAATGCCCAATAATGGTAGTATTTCCCTGAAAATTTCCAAAGGTGAGAACCGCCTGGTGGGAAATCCGTATCCTTCGGCTATTGACGCTACGGAATTTATTCGCGATAACCTGAAAGATGTTTCCGGCGGAAGGAACTCAGCCAATGTATTTAATGGAAGTCTCTATTTTTGGGACCACTTTGGGCAGGAAAACACGCATATCCTGGCAGAATACGTGGGCGGTTACGCCACGATGAACCTTTCTGGTGGCGTCCCGGCTATTGCCAACGATGCCCGTATCAATGCCAACGGTAGAAAAGGATCCAAAATCCCGGCGCGTTACATCCCTGTGGGACAGGGCTTCTTTGTGAATGTCTCCATAGATGATGTTAGCGGAAATAATTACAATGTTCAGGGCGGAAACGTAAAATTTGAAAATCACCAGCGGATCTTCCAGCGCGAAAACCCGGGAAATTCCCAGTTCCTGATGCAGGAAGAACGTAGTAAGTCCCCTGAACAGGCTGTGACCAGCGACCTAAGGCCCAAGATCAGGCTGCAGTTCCATTCACCGGAAGGTTATCATCGTCAACTACTGGTGACCGGTGATCTCAATGCTACTGAAGGGGTGGACCTCGGTTATGACGCCCCGCTCATCGAAAGCAACAAAGAAGACCTCTACTGGCTCGTCAATGACGCGTCGATGGTGATACAGGCCGTGCCGCAATTTGGTGGCGAGCTGAAACTGCCGCTGGGAATGAGAGTTTCTTCAGCCAAAGAATTTGAGATTTCCATAGACAGCCTGGAAAACTGGTCTCCTTCCAAAGAAATTTATCTGAAAGACCAGAAATTAGACAGCCTTCATAATCTCCGCCAGGCTTCTTACAAGGCAATTTCAGAAGAAGGCGAGATCACCAAGCGTTTTATGCTGGTTTTCAGGAACAGGTTGCTGGAGAAACCTTCAGAAAAAGAAGACCTGGAGCGCTTTTTTGATATAGGCTATTACAATGATCCTGACACTTTCGAGCTGGAAAATCAGCAGGAAATACCGGTTTCCAAAATTCTCATATTCGATATGGGTGGAAAACTACTATCCAGTTTCAGGGACATTCCTACGGAAAAAGCCGTTCGCTTCCGGATGGAATCGCTTCCTGCAGGCACGTATATTGTAAAGGTTTACAGCGAAAAAGGCATTTTGAACAAGAAATTCCTGGTGAAGAATTAA
- a CDS encoding helix-turn-helix domain-containing protein, producing the protein MSFFGKNIRKIRNVKKLSQQAFAELFDLKRATLGAYEEERSEPKLETIIKIANYFSITIDDLLTKELTINKLLKFKEDLPYSNSFYEDLMSRIPCIFPQTEFEYIRNYHQEEFINSLPCVKLPLQSTQKRRAFVISTSEMASKSSGIQPNDMVVGEWLDLENSENISTAPLVMVITEKRLILRNLTISGSKIVLSTQQPGYEDILLKKEEILELWEIKQIFMNQLPQPENDLKGKLSNLEEEINKLKKYL; encoded by the coding sequence ATGAGTTTTTTTGGGAAAAATATTAGAAAGATTAGGAATGTAAAAAAGCTTAGTCAGCAGGCGTTTGCGGAGTTATTTGATCTGAAGCGAGCTACTTTAGGTGCTTATGAGGAAGAACGAAGCGAACCAAAATTGGAAACGATCATTAAGATTGCTAATTATTTTAGCATAACCATCGATGACCTGCTCACCAAAGAACTTACTATTAACAAACTACTGAAGTTTAAGGAAGACCTGCCCTATTCCAATTCCTTTTACGAAGATTTAATGTCACGAATTCCCTGCATCTTCCCTCAAACCGAATTCGAGTATATTCGAAATTATCACCAGGAAGAATTTATCAATTCCCTTCCCTGTGTAAAATTGCCATTGCAATCCACTCAAAAGAGACGTGCCTTCGTGATCTCTACTTCTGAAATGGCTTCAAAGTCTAGCGGAATTCAGCCCAATGACATGGTGGTGGGTGAATGGCTCGATCTGGAAAATTCTGAAAATATCAGTACTGCGCCGCTGGTAATGGTCATTACTGAAAAAAGGTTGATTTTACGGAATTTAACCATTAGTGGTTCAAAGATCGTTCTTTCCACACAGCAGCCTGGTTATGAAGATATTCTTCTGAAAAAGGAAGAGATCCTGGAACTCTGGGAGATCAAACAGATCTTTATGAACCAGCTGCCGCAACCAGAAAATGATCTGAAAGGGAAATTATCAAACCTGGAAGAAGAGATCAACAAGCTGAAGAAATACCTTTAA